ACTTTTACTGCGACAGTAAGTCAATTCCATAGACAAACACTAATATGAATAGATAATTTCAGAATCACATTTTCTCTGCATTTTGCAACATATCCAAACATACCAAACACTCATCAACTGGAGAAGTTACTAACATTCTAAATGTACTATTAGTTACTAATTAGTCCAAAAGGAACTATTATTGTTCACGGAAAGAACACCACCAACAGTGTTCCCTTCAAATTCAATCGTCCAGGacgcaaaataaaaagaataaaattaaaaaatatcaccAATCAATCAAAACTACTCCAACAACGataaaaacaagaagaagaagaagaagaagaagaagaagaagaaggaacatACGTAAGTGTTCAACTGCCTAACGAAGCTGGAGAAGTTGTTGTGCTTGAAGTATTTCGGCAAAAGGTCCCTTGCGAATTCCGGTGGGTTCCAAACCACGAAGCTATTGTTCGTTGCGCTCCACGACACGATCGGGTCCGTTGAAGGGTCCTCTACCATGTCGTACGTCTTGCTCAGGAACGGCGGCGGCGTGTTCGTGCTCGGCATCGGCATCGGCATCGGTGCCGGCGCCGGCACGAGCATGCCACCGCCATCGTCTCCACCGCTGGTACTCACTCCACTCATGtggaatatttatttttaaaattctttttttttttaatttccccaagaaaattaaaaagaagaaaatggaaagaaataaTTAGGATAAGTGTATGGTTGTGAGGGAAAGGAAGGGTTTGGGGGGataattcttgaaaaaaaacgTAAACCCTAGTTTATGGTTCCAGATGAGGGAAAACAGAGCTCCAAACAAggtttaagattttaaattttaaattattaagtaaCAGATAAGTTGTTTGGAGAGGACGGAAGAGAAGAGGAAAGTAAAATACTAAAATGTCTGAAATCTATGGATAACGTTTGCCCGTCACTTTAGTCACGAAACTATAGGTGACTTCAATTAATTTCTCCTCTAATTCGCTTACTTTCAAGTTGGATGGATTTTAcctattttagaaaatttgttagtttttatatatttttaaaattttaatattgattaCCGACGGTGTGAagtattttatataattgtgtaattaaattaatttttttaaataattatttacgtaattaatatataaaataattatttttattaaaagtgaTGCTatgtatacaaatttttttttacaattaaatttaactaatttgatCTAATTACAATTAAAACCATTTTCAGAATGAAAACACGTAACACGTACTTTAATGCTTGTTAGACGCACAATTCAAAAAACTTGTACTACATGAataagtttttttatattttatgtactATACAAATTTTTGTTAGAAAACACACAAATTTCAAAGTAGAGtacataaatttttgaaatatagcatataaaattaaaatgtaacacaaatttattgatatagcacataaatttttatacataatacatatttttaaattataacacaattttttgctacatcaaaatttatgtatatattcttttattgaattCCGTTGCACCATATCACATAACGTGTGAATCAAACCAAGTAAAACAATACACACCTTTTTATTTTCACAACACATAGGTAATAGAAGCTACAGTTCGGTAACTCATACTAATTTGACAgatatcattaaaaaaattatgatttatcATAGTACACAAATATTTAAGTGTAACACATATTGTTGTTTAACATAGCatacaaatttatatatatagtgtaaaaaatagaattatagaataatattaatttttcaaacaattcAATTAAAGAAAACTAATATCATCATAAATgagcataataaaaaaaataaaaatatatacaataatacataaatatagagtatagaaaaaacaaacacaaatgattaaaattaatagtataCAAGTTACACTAATTTGTcagaaattattaaataaattacgATTTATTAAAGCACACAAATATTTAAGTATagtacatatttttatttaacataacATACAAATTTACACATATACTATACAGatattgaatataaaaaaaattcacaaaaaaaagaaatcaaacaataataacaaaaaaaagaaagaaaaaagataaaaaaaaaagaacaagcgTAAAAGAagacagaaaaagaaagaaaagaagaacgtAAGAAGAAGATAATTGTAGCAGCAATAACAGCGACGATTATAGTAGTGGTAGCCGCAGCGATCATCATGATGTTGAAGGAGGCCAAAGCCAAAAGAAGACCGTGACtgaaatttaaactttaataaCTTGGTCAATgaaatgcatcaaaattaaatttatatatatatatatatttaaaaacataTAATTCTATCGCATGcttggtttttattttaatatgattttattttaatttcttgtattaaaataacaactcaatcaaaaccttaaattttgtattttaggTCAATgctttcaaaattcaaatactttgtcaataaaaataaacactaaattcaatttctatcttatttaaaaaacaaagtGACTGTTCATAATATCAAATACAAGTTATTCgtaaattatatacaaattttatatttatcttaaattgtATGCGTGGAATGttgatctaaaaaattattggaTAAAGATTGTATTATTACCTTCTAAATTAGCATGTCTAACTTTTCAATACCAAATACAAATGTATTATATTGTTTATAATCACATACGATATCGTTTTgtctatataaataaaaataaatagatctTTTGCTAATTCCATACTTCACCAAGTTAACATTTCACGTATAAAGGTTAGATTAAACTTTTACTAATGGTATAATAGAAGATCTAATTATCTCAGTATTCTGAGACAtgaactaattaattttttttaataaatctcTTTATCCTTCATTATAATGAATATGGATTAGGTTAGATGTATCTAACCATCCACGCATATGGTGACAATATTTTACTCTACAAGATTGATAATGCTACTCAACAATACCTTCACTACTACTACAAAAATAGGCGTTTTGCAACGAAACTTTTGTCTCGAATCCATGTTAGTAGTAAAGTCAAATTACCATATCTCAAATTTGCTACCAAAACAAATTTTACAGCTAAAAAAGTGTGGTAGAAAAATTCAGTGGGTCAATCTTAACTACGGcaaaaaatatgatagaattatgctttttatttagattatttttatttaactacgATTTAGAGTGTGGACAATAATATTAAAACCATGATTATTTAAATGTCTCCGCAATTTACAAATCTATAGTTAACAGACCAAAAACTGTAGCTAAATAAAAATACGTCGTTCTTATTAGTTACGGATCTTCATTCGTAGTTAAAGTGTCATTGCTACGGTTTGTTTTGACTTTAACCACATTTTTTTCATAGCTAAATCTATTGTTTCTTATAGTGTATTATCTTTAACCTACGTTACAAAATTCACATCTCATGTCTTCAGTGATTCTACAAACTCTCATCACATTTTGTTGGTCAATGTGCTTCAACTCCAAATTTAACAGAAGCCGTCTATTGTCAAATAAATGAAATTAGAGATAATAATCACATTTATTCTCAATATTAATTATATCTCTTTTATTaccaacaaataatattttatttattatcgcAAACTTAGGAGTGTCATCAAATTAAGTTcgtttgaattaaaaaaaaaatgtactcgaactaactaaaatgtaatTGTGTTAGTTTAAATTggatttagtaattttttaaataaaaaatagcttgATCTAGTTAAGAGAcccaattatattatattatattatattatattatattatttttctcatcttatgggTGGTACTAGTTTGTTGGTTCAGGTTTAGATTTCTAAAATATGAGAGATATACTTTAGAGATAGTCTTTAgtttgtgaaaatatttttgtattaaaaaataatttgattttatttagaaaaaaaaagatattttactGTAATATTTCATACGTAGatctatgaataaaaaatatgtttttataaGTTAAgatttttgtaattgaattttaaatttttcaattttcagtTCAATATAGAAcatatctaatttattttttagagttacatctaattttcttttattatttgtaagtgtcgaataatttttttcataaatgaaATACTGTTTTTTGTCGAAACAATATTATTGGATATTAAACAAACGAATACTAACAGTCACCGAAAACAAACGAAAACTAaggaaaaaaatactttttcttcATAGAGGAGTCAAATGTCAATTATAAGTATCATACAAATATTAGTTTTACATCCATGATGATAAgaagataaatattttatatattaaattataatctgataaaaaatataatattcaatcactacaaattttaacaaataaaactagagaaaaattttaacgaactataactcaaatgacataatttctttctttacttAGAAATTTTGGATTCATtcataacttaaaaaaaaaattagagaaaaatatgagtttcttttatttgtttatctaCATCGTACTCAAGTTCCATAAcggtttacaataaaaaaaaccagaaaagtaagaagttgaagaagataaaatggaagaaaaagGTCGGAAAAGGAATGTTTTtgcaaaatattatttattctatcAGCCGTGGGGCGATAGCTCTCGAAGCgagagtttttaggattttctataataaaaatactttaaaatgGTATAAGTTTgttgagagaaaaaaattattcttttacaaaaatattattatatattaaaaattaattattatgtgagtaagctgattttttttgtatacataCTGTAATTATATTTATGGTTGACAAATACTGTGCATTTGATTAAacttctttaaaaatatttgaataattttgtttatttcatgttatgaGTAGTACTGTTTGTTGGTTCAGGTTTAGATTTCTAAAATATGACAGAGATACTTTAgagatagtttttagtttgtgaaaatattttcgtattaaaaaataatttaattttatttaaagaaaaaaatattttatgcgtagatttataaacaaaaaaaatatatatttttatagctaagatttttgtaattgaattttaaatttttcaattttcaattcaatATAGAACGTATCTAACATGTTTTTTAGAGTTAcatctaattttcttttattatctaTAAGTgtcgaataatttttttatggatgAAATACTGTTTTTTGTCAAAACAATATTATCGGATATTAAACAAACGAATACTAACAGTCACCAAGAACAAACGAATACTAacgaaaaaaatacttttcTTTCGTAGAGAAGTCAAATGTCAATTATAAGTATCATACAAATATTAGTTTTACATCCATGATAACAAgaagataaatattttatatattaaattataatatgataaaaaatataatatttaattacaaaaaaatttaacaaataaaactagagaaaaattttaacgaactataactcaaatgatataatttctttctttacttAGAAATTTTGGATTTATTCCTaactttacaaaaaaaaaactagagaaAAATATgagtttcttttatttgtttatctaCATCGTACTCAAGTTCCATAACGGTCTACAATAAGAAAAACCAGAAAAgtaagaagttgaagaagataaaatggaagaaaaagGCGGAAAAAGAATgtttttacaaaatattatttattctatcAGCCGTGGGGCGATAGCCCTCAAAGCGagagtttttagaattttctataataaaaaatgttttaaaatggTATAAGTTtgttaagagaaaaaaattattcttttacaaaaatattattatatattaaaaatttattattacatatttatgtataaataaatgtattgtttaaattattttgaatatatattttatattttaatatatattttatctgaGTAAGCTGATTTTTTTTCGCATACATACTGTAATTATATTTATGGTTGGCAAATATTGTgcatttgattaatttttttttaaatatttgaataattttgttttttttcatgTTATGAGTAGTACTGTTTGTTGGTTCAAGTTTAGATTTCTAAAATATGAGAGAGATACTTTAGAGATAGTCTTTAGTTTGTGAAAATATTTtggtattaaaaaattatttaattttatttaaagaaaaaaaaggatatTTTATGCGTAgatttataaacaaaaaatatgtttttatagCTAAgatttttgtaattgaattttaaatttttcaattttcaatttaataTAGAACATATCTAATATGTTTTTTAGAGTTAcatctaattttcttttattatctaTAGGTgtcgaataattttttttcatggaTGAAATACTGTTTTTTGTCAAAACAACATTATTGGATATTAAACAAACTAATACtaacgaaaaaaatatttttctttcacaGATAAAGTCAAATGTCAATTACAAGTATCATACAAATATTAGTTTTACATcgataacaagaaaataaatattctatacattaaattattatctgataaaaaaaaatataacattccATTACTAAAAATCTGAACTGAgtaaaatcagaaaaaaattgCCAGCAAATTATAACTTAAATggcataatttttttctttatctagAGATTTTGAATTCATTGCTaactttagagaaaaaaaattagagaaaaatataaatttcttttatttttttatctacatCGTACTCAAGTTCGATAACGGtctacaataaaaaataaaaaaagtaagaaattgaagaagattttttttttggtgacttagaaattgaagaagataaaATGGAAGAAAAGGGCCGGAAAAGGAATTTTTTTTACgaaatattatttattctatcAGCTGTGGAGCAATAGCCCTCAAAACGAGACTATCAGCTGTGGGGCGATAGCTTTCAAAACGAGAGTCTTTAGCGttttctataataaaaatactttttaaatggTATAAGtttattaagagaaaaaaattattcttttacaaaaatattatttatacattaaaaattatttagaaagtatttgaaaaaaattaacaaaaatgagTTATGTAGAcctttttacattttttatttttaatcattcactagaaataaaataacaaaaaagtatacttgatataaaattatcaaaatttaaaaatgaaaatttcaatttgtgtgtatattttttatatgatattttACTAAAAGATAGAATTAGATAGagattagaaataatataatagagatttctaatattaagattaaGAGAGAAATTATAGTTTCAATTacatcatatttttatattattataacatacttttataattttttaagtgaattaTAAGAATGATAAGAGTCATtcaatcaaaaaatatttttagagacCCAAATTGTTCATTCTATTTTTAGAATGACTCAAAGTTGTTCATACTATCTTTTTGAAGTATTTTCATcctttgtatattttatttttttatttaaatctatcggaggtattttttaaaagtttattaaaaaaagtaataaagacttttttttctttcatttaagtgggaaactagaaaataaagattatgaatttgatttcatttttttgtttgaaaatttcCAAGTATCATGGacatgatgattttcttgtgTGGTAATCTCCTATTTCTATTTAGTAAAATCATAACTAATGGACTATTTCTgaaccaaatattttttttattgtattttcgaACCAAATATGCTACaacattttttcaataaaaggTAACAAAGTCGGCTTAAGAATCAAATACCAACTTAGTCTTTCATTAAAGAAATCCTAATCAAATAAGGCAATCAATAAAAAAGAAGGGTAAAAATTAATTGGCataactttatattttatttcagatttgcacatttattattatatatatatgtgcatCTTCTATGCATTCATCTGAGTACATAACAATCAATTTTTTCGAAGATTTTATTTTGGTGAATTCCTCACTCCGGCTAATCTGCTATATCCCCAGGAAATTTATATTCCTCACTCTTATTCTATTTTGctcatatttttatgttattatttcCAGGTTGCTCATCCATAGTCCATTCCAAAATCCATTAGATAAATTGCACGTCTTCGTAGTTGCTGCGCTGAGAGAACAAGGATTCTGTCTTATTGAGCTCACTGCATATTAAGGTGATATATTTTCTATGAATTCTTTATTCTATAACACGCAAAGACATTTCTACAAAATTAACAATACAAAAATCATGCATAGCtccgtttattttttttagttatgggTAAAATTTTGGTCTAATATTcagttattatattttataattttttttaaattaggagAGTGAAATAATACGTTTCTGTATATTGATAAAAGGATGTATTGTCTTACTcccataattttaaatataatattaaattattatattttatggtgttttttaaaattatgaaggCGAGACAATACGGCGTCGCTCATTAACAAGGGGCTATTGAAAGGGATGTAGGATTTCACTTccatcattttaaaaaataccgtaaaatacaataattaagtgttacaccaaaatttttttcatatccaaaaaaattaatcgcATAGTTCTACTAtcaataattttacaataagaacaataatactaaaaaaaattccaGTTTTATGATACAAAGCAtggtttaattattattttttaatttttctgtagAGTTTAAACCTTTAGAACCAAAATAATGtaacataaacaaaaattagGGGGTGTGAATAAATATTATGAATTAatacttataaaaatttaaacttgataattatatatttaacatGTTTTTCGCAAGAGGAAATATAGGAAGCCAACGGAGTATctgtataatgtgtacaatggggATTTAGGAATGTTCGATTCAATAGAATATCATATGTTTATTATTTCTAGTATCCGGATAgttattctggatagtataagtgtattgtgtttgaaaaattaatagtattttattttggatattcatttattaatttatattaggcCAAATAAATaacccattgtacacattatacaaatattccattggctTCTTAGCGAGATTTTTTTCGcaaaaggttttttttttcttaattaaatttgaaGCGTTGTTTCtgtacaaatatattttttccttaATTAAATTTGAAGCGTTGTTTATGTATGTACATATTCATTGAATCCTTTTTTTGTTTAAGAATCTTTGCACAAAAAATCAACAAAGGTAAAATAATACTGTTATAACGGGTTTTAGATGGTTCGTTTTGGATtcgattttaaaaaatgaaatatgatatgcaaatttaatttattaatgatgTTTTGTTAGATTACTTGAATCAGTTGATTAGATTACGGAAATAAAATCTATCCAAATAATTTATTCGGGTAGattccataaaaaaaaagatagtttTGTTTTATAaacctaataataaataaagaaggttatgtatacaaaaaaaattagttattagtataTTGGATTGAGaaagtttaataaaataaatattttttttataaaaaattaattagtatgtatctataaaatatattttaatataaaatatatattaaaaattagttttgatgTTTTATAAAATACGAAAGTATTGTATAACTTCAAACTCAAATGAAATATCTAGTTAACTAACAATAATGTAACATAGTGAATGTTGATTTTagtttgaatttttatatatatatttttctttcttgatgtttttgaaaattttaaaacttttgacTCTGGTCCCTACCAAAACGAAATAAACTAATGataatgtttaaaatttaatttttcataaaaagatataaaaaNttaataaataataatttagttatcttcttttatttttatctattcattattttacattattataagttagtttaatcttttaatctttaaaatttaaattttgacttTATTCCACCAAACAAATCAATCTAAATCACAACAAAAATTTTCCATCAcattgaattaatttaatttaaaattcaaatcaaagGGATTGAATCCAAATTATAACAACTTATAAAGATAGATGCACATGTTTAACGAGAACCATGAACTCTGAAGCTTCACCTAAAATTGGAAAGTATCATTATCTTAATCTTAATAATAAATTCCAgaacaaaattatataattaaaaaaagaaaaaacaaaagtaaaGCACATATAAAtcttgaaaattaaagaaagcagaGAGATTATCACAGCCACTGATAAGCCCTGAAGATCACCAGAAAACCCTCACTTCTCCATTGTTTTCGCCCTCATCACACTTACACTCATTCACGTGTCTCTTCTCTCACCAAAATTCTTCCACGTTTAGTTTTTGCAAATCACacttatgatgatgatgatgacagaTTAGCATGTGTTTAagcttttaattaattaattataattactttTACCCTTTTAGGCTTTAATTTGTCATCAAGTGCAAAAGTAAATGACATTGGTTATCAGAGAAAGGAGGCACCAACAAGCTCTAAGGCTCTCTTTGCCGCAAAGAAACCCTCCTTCGTtatcgtcgtcgtcgtcgtcatcGTCGTCGTCACCACTTCCACATGCATCAGTATCATTATCAGgatcttcttcatcttcctcctcgGTCCTAGTTAACCTCTCAGACCTCGAGAAGCTCGCGGTTCTTGGCCATGGAAACGATGGCATAGTGTACAAGGTTCGACACAAGAAGAGTAATTGCTTCTACGCATTGAAAGTGATACGCTCCAACCCTATAATCGGCATTGATGGAAGCCCTAACCACGTGGAGGCAGAGATTCTGAAGAAGATGGATTCGCCGTACGTAGTGAAGTGTCATGCGGTTTTCGACAACGGTTCTTGCAGTGATAATGGTGTAAGCTTTGTTATGGAGTACATGGGTGGAGGGTCGTTGTATGATATCTTGAAACATCATCGTACACTGTCGGAGGATGTGATCTCTGATGTTGCGAAGCGCGTGTTGGAAGGGCTTAACTATTTGCATGCCATGCACGTTGTGCACAGAGACATTAAGCCCTCGAACTTGCTCGTGAATGAGAAGGGTGAGGTGAAGATAGCGGATTTTGGGGTGAGCCACGTGGTGGTGGAAGAGAAAGAGAGTAATGGCGGTGGTGGTGATTATGATCTTCATCACTATGGCAATGCAGGCACGTGTGCATACATGAGTCCTGAAAGGATTGATCCTGAGAGTTGGAGAGGAGGTGGTGGTGGGGATGGTTTTGCCGGCGATGTTTGGTCGATGGGGGTGGTGGTTTTGGAGTGCTTTCTGGGGCATTTTCCGTTGATCGGGGCGGAGCAGAGACCGGACTGGGCAACACTGATGTGTGCCATTTGCTTTGGGGAAAAGGTGGAGATGCCGGAGACGGCGTCGCCGGAGTTCAAGAGCTTTGTACTGAGGTGTCTTGAGAAGGATTGGAGGAAGAGGGCAACAGTGAAGGAGCTTCTCCAACACCCTTTTGTTAATAGAGGAGGGTGTTGCAATTTCAGTAGAAAAAGGCTTGGTGATTATGTTGTTCTTCAGGGGTGAATGATTTAGCAGAGTTTTGGTTTTAGAGTCAtctgatcttttttttttcttcttaattatGAGATAGGTGAGATGTGAACATAGTACTCGGCTTTTGTGTTTATGGTTTTGGAAATACACTGGTTGGTGAACATGGCATACTGGAAAAATATCTGTTCCATATTCATAGGGAATTCAGTTTTATTTCTTCAAGTCTGAACATTAACATCACTGTAAAATGAAATTTGTGAGTTTAAAGTTTAATTCAGGTGacacaatttttaaaataaattgattgaaaGCTAGGTGTTACATCTTTAgcaagaatataataatcatcATCTTATTATACATAGATAAGATAAGAGGTATCagcaaatttttatttctttgttcaggttaaacaaatataaaatgtaGTTGAAGTTCTAATAATAAAACTGTTTGAACAAGCCTTATTCAAAACAGGAATATTAATTCAAGACATTACTACTACTAGGACACTTAGTTAATGTTGAAATAGTGAgactattatttaaaataaactgATAAGTCAGGAATAGCCAACAAAAGTGTTGAACCTACAGCGACAGTAAATCGGCAATGGTGAGTATGCAAGCGTTTGTGTTAATAGAGGAGAGTGCCACGATTAATAATCTTCTTTTCCATTCTGACATGTCAGCTtagccccttttttttttcaaacactAAAATACAAGTGTTGGAACAGCCAAACCGTCAATAACCATTGATCCTCCAAAACTAGGGAGCAACATTACCAAACTTGAAAGTATGATACAACATTCTCTAACTACTAGAAAAACTACCACATGGGAGCAATCAATACTGGATTCATATAACACTAACATTAACATTAGCAATTACAAGGCCAGCATAAGGCACAACATTTAAGCCACTTACAGTATTATACACCTTGCagctttttcttctctctaATTGTTTGTAACAATAAATACAAGgcattaaatataaaatcatgTGGACTGACAAACATAGACGTCCAAATAGAGCAAGGGTGCAATAGAGGGACTTTGTAACAAAATCTTGCatgaaaagaagcttgtttgTGATGAGCTCCTCAAGACTATATACTACAAAAAGTTGTGGCATAGCAGCTGTGTTCTATCCAAGAAAAAACCAAGAGGCAAAAAAAAGTCACTTGCATAATATCTGCAGATCACCAACATAATCACTTGATCTCAAAAACAGAGGTGCAGTGCTGATATCCAACTATTTTGGTTGAGTCAAACTCCAATTCTTTGAAGCTTCTGTGGGTTGACGTAGATAGTTGCCTACAGCAGGAACAGTGTCAGTGACTCGGGCCAATGTAGATAAGGGAAATGGTCATTGTACTATCTAAGACAGGAGAAGAAAATCCATGTTAAACAAGACAAATCATGATGTGAGGCTAACAAAGTGCGTGGTATGCTCAACTTGAGATCAACATAATTTAAGAAATTCACAGCGGAAAGACAGGTGAAAATGTTATCGCAGCCATGAGAACTAAAGTTatggaattttgaaaaactGAATGTTAACTACATAACAGGTAGAAAGTCATCCTTAAAAAAACTTAGTTTCTTTAATGGGAAAAGTAAAACACCAATGCTAAGATATCTTGGTTTAACCAAACCAGAGGTATTGCCTAAGCCTTGCAACCACAAAGTTACTCTTTCCAAGAGCCAAAGGTACCGAGTTAAGTTATGATGGTTCATACATTCATAGAATAATGAATGACTATGCCTATGCATAGAACCATAAAGCTAAAATTAGGAGcgttattcaaaaaaaaaaaacactat
The Arachis duranensis cultivar V14167 chromosome 5, aradu.V14167.gnm2.J7QH, whole genome shotgun sequence genome window above contains:
- the LOC107487017 gene encoding mitogen-activated protein kinase kinase 10, which gives rise to MTLVIRERRHQQALRLSLPQRNPPSLSSSSSSSSSSPLPHASVSLSGSSSSSSSVLVNLSDLEKLAVLGHGNDGIVYKVRHKKSNCFYALKVIRSNPIIGIDGSPNHVEAEILKKMDSPYVVKCHAVFDNGSCSDNGVSFVMEYMGGGSLYDILKHHRTLSEDVISDVAKRVLEGLNYLHAMHVVHRDIKPSNLLVNEKGEVKIADFGVSHVVVEEKESNGGGGDYDLHHYGNAGTCAYMSPERIDPESWRGGGGGDGFAGDVWSMGVVVLECFLGHFPLIGAEQRPDWATLMCAICFGEKVEMPETASPEFKSFVLRCLEKDWRKRATVKELLQHPFVNRGGCCNFSRKRLGDYVVLQG